In the genome of Meles meles chromosome 4, mMelMel3.1 paternal haplotype, whole genome shotgun sequence, one region contains:
- the AZI2 gene encoding 5-azacytidine-induced protein 2 isoform X1: MVTPGDPVCFPSVSKHWGIETRRPRGRPYVTCLRAVMDALVEDDICILNHEKAHRRDTVTPISIYSGDESVASHFALVTAYEDIKKRLKDSEKENSFLKKRIRFLEEKLIGARLDEETNSVGREQVNKAYHAYREVCIDRDNLKSKLDKMNKDNSESLKMLNEQLQSKEVELLQLRTEVETQQVIRNLNPPSSNWEVEKLSCDLKIHGLEQELELMRKECSDLKIQLQKAKQTDPTQEDNLKSSDLQRLSISSDNMQNAYWELKREMSNLHLVTQVQAELLRKLKTPTTIKKACAPAGCMEDLGKDSTKLHLANFTATYKRHSPLSPNGKSVCHTTSSPLTGDIKVLSEKAILQSWTDNERSILHDGPNFQEHSSYGRNSLEDNSWVFPSPPKSSETAFGETKNKTLPLSNLPPLHYLDQHNQNCLYKN; the protein is encoded by the exons ctgtcATGGATGCACTGGTGGAAGATGATATCTGCATTCTGAATCATGAAAAAGCACATAGGAGAGACACAGTGACTCCAATCTCAATATATTCAGGAGATGAGTCTGTTGCTTCACATTTTGCCCTTGTCACTGCATATGAAGACATCAAAAAACGACTTaaggattcagagaaagagaactcattcttaaagaaaagaataagatttTTGGAAGAAAAG CTTATAGGAGCTCGATTAGATGAAGAAACAAATTCTGTGGGACGTGAACAAGTAAATAAGGCCTATCATGCATATCGAGAGGTTTGCATTGATAGAGATAATTTGAAAAGCAAATTGGATAAAATG AATAAAGACAACTCTGAATCTTTGAAAATGTTGAATGAACAGCTACAATCTAAAGAAGTAGAACTGCTCCAGCTAAGGACAGAGGTGGAAACTCAGCAGG TGATAAGGAATTTAAATCCACCTTCATCAAACTGGGAGGTGGAAAAGTTGAGCTGTGACCTGAAGATCCATGGTTTGGAACAAGAGCTGGAACTGATGAGGAAAGAATGTAGTGACCTCAAAATACAGCTACAAAAAGCCAAACAAACG GATCCAACTCAGGAAGACAATCTGAAGAGCAGTGATCTCCAAAGACTGAGCATTTCAAG tGATAATATGCAAAATGCATACTGGGAACTGAAGAGAGAAATGTCTAATTTACATTTGGTGACTCAAGTACAAGCTGAACTACTAAGAAAACTGAAAACCCCAACTACAATCAAGAAAG CCTGTGCCCCAGCAGGATGCATGGAAGACCTTGGGAAAGACAGCACAAAACTGCACTTGGCGAATTTTACTGCAACATACAAAAGACATTCCCCCCTCTCACCAAATGGCAAAAGTGTTTGCCATACCACATCTTCCCCTTTAACAGGAGATATAAAGGTTTTATCAGAGAAAGCAATTCTCCAATCGTGGACAGATAATGAGCGATCCATTCTTCATGATGGTCCTAACTTTCAGGAACACAGCTCTTATGGCAGAAATTCTCTGGAAGATAATTCTTGGGTATTCCCAAGCCCTCCTAAATCAAGTGAGACAGCATTTGgggaaactaaaaataaaactttgcctTTATCCAACCTGCCACCACTGCATTACTTGGATCAACATAATCAAAACTGTCTTTATAAGAATTAA
- the AZI2 gene encoding 5-azacytidine-induced protein 2 isoform X2, protein MYRATVMDALVEDDICILNHEKAHRRDTVTPISIYSGDESVASHFALVTAYEDIKKRLKDSEKENSFLKKRIRFLEEKLIGARLDEETNSVGREQVNKAYHAYREVCIDRDNLKSKLDKMNKDNSESLKMLNEQLQSKEVELLQLRTEVETQQVIRNLNPPSSNWEVEKLSCDLKIHGLEQELELMRKECSDLKIQLQKAKQTDPTQEDNLKSSDLQRLSISSDNMQNAYWELKREMSNLHLVTQVQAELLRKLKTPTTIKKACAPAGCMEDLGKDSTKLHLANFTATYKRHSPLSPNGKSVCHTTSSPLTGDIKVLSEKAILQSWTDNERSILHDGPNFQEHSSYGRNSLEDNSWVFPSPPKSSETAFGETKNKTLPLSNLPPLHYLDQHNQNCLYKN, encoded by the exons ATGTACAGAGCAA ctgtcATGGATGCACTGGTGGAAGATGATATCTGCATTCTGAATCATGAAAAAGCACATAGGAGAGACACAGTGACTCCAATCTCAATATATTCAGGAGATGAGTCTGTTGCTTCACATTTTGCCCTTGTCACTGCATATGAAGACATCAAAAAACGACTTaaggattcagagaaagagaactcattcttaaagaaaagaataagatttTTGGAAGAAAAG CTTATAGGAGCTCGATTAGATGAAGAAACAAATTCTGTGGGACGTGAACAAGTAAATAAGGCCTATCATGCATATCGAGAGGTTTGCATTGATAGAGATAATTTGAAAAGCAAATTGGATAAAATG AATAAAGACAACTCTGAATCTTTGAAAATGTTGAATGAACAGCTACAATCTAAAGAAGTAGAACTGCTCCAGCTAAGGACAGAGGTGGAAACTCAGCAGG TGATAAGGAATTTAAATCCACCTTCATCAAACTGGGAGGTGGAAAAGTTGAGCTGTGACCTGAAGATCCATGGTTTGGAACAAGAGCTGGAACTGATGAGGAAAGAATGTAGTGACCTCAAAATACAGCTACAAAAAGCCAAACAAACG GATCCAACTCAGGAAGACAATCTGAAGAGCAGTGATCTCCAAAGACTGAGCATTTCAAG tGATAATATGCAAAATGCATACTGGGAACTGAAGAGAGAAATGTCTAATTTACATTTGGTGACTCAAGTACAAGCTGAACTACTAAGAAAACTGAAAACCCCAACTACAATCAAGAAAG CCTGTGCCCCAGCAGGATGCATGGAAGACCTTGGGAAAGACAGCACAAAACTGCACTTGGCGAATTTTACTGCAACATACAAAAGACATTCCCCCCTCTCACCAAATGGCAAAAGTGTTTGCCATACCACATCTTCCCCTTTAACAGGAGATATAAAGGTTTTATCAGAGAAAGCAATTCTCCAATCGTGGACAGATAATGAGCGATCCATTCTTCATGATGGTCCTAACTTTCAGGAACACAGCTCTTATGGCAGAAATTCTCTGGAAGATAATTCTTGGGTATTCCCAAGCCCTCCTAAATCAAGTGAGACAGCATTTGgggaaactaaaaataaaactttgcctTTATCCAACCTGCCACCACTGCATTACTTGGATCAACATAATCAAAACTGTCTTTATAAGAATTAA